A genomic stretch from Flavobacterium humidisoli includes:
- a CDS encoding sugar-binding domain-containing protein, whose translation MIIKYIMILKKIIIALTILFSVSIFAQKQSRIVEDFNKNWNFKLGDYPYAIQANFDVKDWRTLQLPHDWSIEGAFDKDAKTKQAQGFLPAGKGWYRKAFTVPANWKNKTVSIEFDGVFKNSEVFINGKSLGMRPNGYISFGYDLSQYVKFGKENVIAVKVDNDAQPNSRWYTGSGIYRNVRLVASEKLHVGKWGTFVTTPEVSVAKSKIHLEVTIDNDNETPKEFKLVTSVLNADNKEVANFTSTEKIAAKTSEKKIHDLVLNQPKLWDTENPYLYKVVTKIYEKSKLVDNYETPLGFRFFSFDSEKGFSLNGKPTKILGVCLHHDNGALGAVENIHAVRRKLTLMKEMGANAIRMSHNPHSLEMMQLCDEMGFIVQDEAFDVWKKKKVTNDYHKDWDAWHKQDLEDFIKRDRNHPSVMMWSIGNEIREQFDSTGIAITRELAKIVKSLDTTRPVTSALTENVIEKNFIYQSGALDLLGFNYKHEDYKDFPTRFKGQKILASESVSALETRGHYDFPDGIKAWPTKHGAPFDGNADWTVSAYDQVKSYWGATHEENWKTIKKQDFMAGTFIWTGFDYIGEPDPYPYPARSSYFGIVDLAGLPKDVYYMYQSEWSNKTMLHIFPHWNWKKDQEVEVWAYYNNADEVELFLNGKSLGTKSKQNDDLHISWKVKFEPGTLKAVSRKNGKVVLEKEIHTAEEASKIDLKAEKTTIKNDTYDLVYVTVSMIDKDGNLLPNAMDLINFEVTGGGKLVGVDNGYQANLDSFKANSCKLFNGKCVAIIQSNGKKENIQLKATTGNGIPVSSILIKVN comes from the coding sequence ATGATTATTAAATATATTATGATTTTAAAAAAGATAATAATTGCTTTAACAATACTGTTTTCAGTATCCATTTTTGCACAAAAACAATCCAGAATTGTCGAAGATTTCAATAAAAACTGGAACTTTAAATTAGGAGATTATCCATATGCAATTCAAGCAAATTTCGATGTGAAAGATTGGAGAACGCTTCAACTGCCTCATGACTGGAGTATTGAAGGTGCTTTTGATAAAGATGCTAAAACCAAACAAGCGCAGGGATTTTTGCCTGCTGGAAAAGGCTGGTATCGCAAAGCGTTCACTGTTCCTGCAAATTGGAAAAACAAAACGGTCTCAATAGAATTTGATGGCGTTTTTAAGAACAGTGAAGTTTTCATAAATGGCAAATCATTAGGAATGCGTCCAAACGGTTATATTTCTTTTGGTTATGATTTGTCTCAATATGTCAAATTTGGAAAAGAGAATGTAATCGCGGTAAAAGTCGATAACGATGCACAACCGAATTCAAGATGGTATACAGGTTCTGGAATTTACAGAAATGTGCGTTTGGTTGCCAGCGAAAAATTGCACGTTGGAAAGTGGGGAACTTTTGTAACCACGCCTGAAGTTTCTGTAGCAAAATCTAAGATTCATTTAGAAGTTACGATTGATAATGACAATGAGACTCCGAAAGAATTTAAACTGGTTACTTCAGTTTTAAATGCTGACAATAAAGAAGTTGCTAATTTCACTTCAACAGAAAAAATAGCGGCTAAAACTTCAGAGAAAAAGATTCACGATTTGGTTTTAAATCAGCCAAAATTGTGGGATACTGAAAACCCATATTTATATAAAGTGGTTACTAAAATTTACGAAAAATCGAAATTAGTTGACAATTACGAAACGCCTCTTGGTTTCCGTTTCTTTAGTTTTGATTCAGAAAAAGGATTTTCTTTAAACGGAAAACCAACGAAGATTTTGGGAGTCTGCCTGCATCATGATAACGGCGCTTTGGGAGCGGTCGAAAATATTCATGCGGTGAGAAGAAAACTGACTCTGATGAAAGAAATGGGCGCAAACGCTATTAGAATGTCTCATAATCCGCATTCTTTAGAAATGATGCAATTGTGCGATGAGATGGGTTTCATCGTTCAGGACGAAGCTTTTGACGTTTGGAAAAAGAAAAAAGTAACCAACGATTACCATAAAGATTGGGATGCGTGGCATAAACAGGATTTAGAAGATTTTATTAAAAGAGACCGAAATCATCCATCGGTTATGATGTGGAGTATTGGCAACGAAATTAGAGAACAATTTGATTCGACAGGAATTGCTATTACAAGAGAATTGGCTAAAATCGTAAAATCTTTAGATACAACGCGTCCTGTGACTTCGGCTTTGACCGAAAATGTTATTGAGAAGAATTTTATTTATCAATCTGGAGCTTTGGATCTTTTAGGATTTAATTATAAACACGAAGATTATAAAGATTTTCCGACTCGTTTTAAAGGACAGAAAATATTAGCTTCAGAAAGCGTTTCGGCTTTAGAAACGCGTGGTCATTATGATTTTCCAGATGGAATTAAAGCTTGGCCAACCAAACACGGTGCTCCATTTGATGGAAATGCAGATTGGACGGTTTCGGCTTACGATCAGGTGAAATCGTACTGGGGCGCAACGCACGAAGAGAACTGGAAAACGATTAAAAAACAGGATTTCATGGCGGGAACTTTTATCTGGACCGGTTTTGATTATATCGGAGAACCTGATCCGTATCCGTATCCGGCAAGAAGTTCTTATTTCGGAATTGTTGATTTGGCTGGACTTCCAAAAGATGTGTATTATATGTACCAAAGTGAATGGTCGAACAAAACAATGCTGCATATTTTTCCGCATTGGAACTGGAAAAAAGATCAGGAAGTGGAAGTTTGGGCATATTACAACAATGCCGATGAAGTAGAATTATTCTTAAACGGAAAATCTCTCGGAACAAAATCAAAACAAAACGATGATTTGCATATTTCATGGAAAGTAAAATTTGAACCGGGAACATTAAAAGCTGTTTCAAGAAAGAACGGAAAAGTAGTTTTAGAAAAGGAAATTCACACAGCGGAAGAAGCTTCAAAAATAGATTTGAAAGCAGAAAAAACTACAATCAAAAACGATACTTACGATTTGGTTTATGTAACGGTTTCTATGATAGATAAAGATGGAAACTTATTGCCAAATGCTATGGATTTAATCAATTTTGAAGTGACTGGCGGAGGAAAATTAGTTGGGGTTGATAATGGTTATCAGGCTAATTTGGATTCTTTTAAAGCGAATTCGTGTAAGTTGTTTAATGGTAAATGTGTTGCAATTATTCAATCAAACGGAAAAAAAGAAAATATTCAGTTGAAGGCGACGACAGGAAATGGAATTCCAGTTTCCTCGATTCTGATAAAGGTTAATTAA
- a CDS encoding malectin domain-containing carbohydrate-binding protein has translation MKRIVFFIFCFFSSLCFVWSQSKGSGKLRKEISLNSSWETVILDNLPLKEEDFVENPKTDSNWQKVSVPHNWDQYYGFRRTKHGNLHGTAWYKKSLKLDKKDVSKQLFLYFEGVSSYATVWVNGKKVGEHKGGRTTFTLDITKAVFFDKENQILVKAAHPSFIADLPWVCGGCSGEWGFSEGSQPMGIFRPVTLVVTNDVRIEPFGVHIWNDKSVSKQKAILHTTTQIKNYGTSNRNLTIENILFDASGKKTVIIKSDVKYVSGEIKEIAQTLPEIVNPKLWSPSNPYLYKLVTSVYENGKIIDQLTTPYGIRWVSWPVSRDGKDNRFFINDEPLFINGTCEYEHLIGNSHSFSDEMIHSRIEQIKAGGFNAFREAHQPHNLLYQKELDENGILFWSQFSAHIWYDTPEFKENFKTLLREWIKERRNSPSVVMWGLQNESTIPKEFAEECTQIIREMDPLSASQRIVTTCNGGEGTDWNVVQNWSGTYGGDPLKYHLEMSTQLLNGEYGAWRSADLHTEGEFDQKGTLSENRFSQLMEIKVREAESVKDKIAGQFNWLFASHENPGRVQSGEGFRDIDKVGPVNYKGLFTIWGEPLDAFYMYRANYVSNKTNPMVYIVSHTWPSRWDKPGIKNGIDIYSNCDEVELFNDVNKSSLGKLKNPGIGQHFQFDNVNIQYNVLYAVGYVNGVAVAKDYIVLNTLPKAPNLADLTPEKTDLLKDKKGYNYIYRVNCGGSEFTDSSGNTWFADTHKSGKYTWGSSSWTDNFEKLPDFFASQRTTFDPINGTKDPELFQSFRYGVDKLRYEFPAPEGEYLVELYFTEPWYGTGGGMDCKGWRLFDVAINENVVLKDFDIWAEAGHDQALKKTFTVKSKDGKIVISFPNVKAGQAIISAIAIGTKDRKLRPADASPKNIQNLVLDSYEKTNRIASWMDINSKQFSDSDVVFTELSSELFGADYLQFSISSKNKGSFTAKEDSNIYVLVDSKVKESASFSDYKKIEENAKNSNRASFTIFNKKVKKGEKILFDNTESISTIAVVPVYDMGKKDDSRPVVIIEAEKAKATGRGIEKGNFKKADYIEFTKKTANSIQFEVKPGVAGIYLMRFKFMNRNETPLKVKFKMEDAYGILMRNDTIEFFTAPEKWKILNTTSGGYINAGTYKITLEGDDLKGLMLDNFEFQ, from the coding sequence ATGAAAAGAATAGTTTTTTTTATTTTTTGTTTTTTTTCAAGTCTTTGTTTTGTTTGGAGTCAGAGCAAAGGTTCAGGGAAGCTTCGTAAAGAAATTTCGCTGAATTCATCTTGGGAAACCGTAATACTGGATAATCTTCCGCTGAAAGAAGAAGATTTTGTAGAAAATCCAAAAACTGATTCCAATTGGCAAAAGGTTAGTGTGCCTCACAATTGGGATCAGTATTATGGTTTCAGAAGAACAAAACATGGAAATTTACATGGTACTGCTTGGTACAAGAAATCTTTAAAACTGGATAAAAAAGACGTTTCAAAACAGCTTTTCCTCTATTTTGAAGGCGTCAGTTCATACGCAACAGTTTGGGTAAACGGCAAAAAAGTCGGTGAACACAAAGGCGGTAGAACCACTTTTACATTAGACATAACAAAAGCCGTTTTTTTCGATAAAGAAAACCAGATTTTGGTTAAAGCAGCACATCCATCTTTTATTGCCGATCTTCCTTGGGTTTGCGGAGGATGTTCGGGAGAATGGGGATTCTCTGAAGGTTCTCAGCCAATGGGAATTTTTAGACCAGTTACGTTAGTTGTTACAAACGACGTTAGAATAGAACCTTTTGGCGTTCATATCTGGAATGATAAATCGGTTTCCAAACAAAAAGCCATTCTTCATACTACAACACAAATCAAGAATTACGGAACTTCAAACCGAAATTTAACGATTGAAAACATCCTTTTTGATGCTTCAGGAAAGAAAACTGTTATTATAAAAAGTGATGTCAAATACGTTTCAGGAGAAATAAAAGAAATAGCACAGACACTTCCAGAGATTGTAAATCCGAAATTATGGTCGCCGTCCAATCCGTATTTGTATAAATTGGTGACTTCAGTTTATGAAAACGGAAAAATAATTGATCAGTTAACAACGCCTTACGGAATCCGTTGGGTAAGCTGGCCGGTGAGCCGTGACGGAAAAGACAATCGTTTTTTTATCAATGATGAACCCTTATTCATCAACGGAACTTGCGAATACGAACATTTAATTGGAAACAGTCATTCGTTTTCAGACGAAATGATTCATTCCAGAATCGAGCAAATCAAAGCGGGTGGATTTAACGCTTTTAGAGAAGCGCATCAGCCTCATAATTTGTTGTATCAAAAAGAATTAGACGAAAACGGAATTTTATTTTGGAGTCAGTTTTCGGCGCATATTTGGTACGATACGCCTGAATTCAAAGAAAATTTTAAAACCTTATTACGCGAATGGATTAAGGAGCGCAGAAACAGTCCGTCGGTAGTGATGTGGGGATTGCAGAACGAAAGTACTATTCCGAAAGAATTTGCTGAAGAATGTACACAGATTATCCGTGAAATGGATCCGTTATCAGCTTCTCAAAGAATCGTGACGACTTGTAATGGAGGAGAAGGAACAGACTGGAATGTCGTTCAAAACTGGTCAGGAACATATGGCGGAGATCCGTTAAAATATCATTTGGAAATGAGCACGCAGTTGTTAAACGGTGAATACGGCGCTTGGCGTTCGGCCGATTTACATACCGAAGGCGAGTTTGACCAAAAAGGAACTTTGAGCGAAAACCGTTTTTCTCAATTAATGGAAATTAAAGTTCGCGAAGCCGAATCGGTTAAAGATAAAATTGCGGGGCAGTTCAACTGGCTTTTTGCTTCGCACGAAAATCCGGGACGTGTGCAAAGCGGAGAAGGATTTCGAGATATTGACAAAGTCGGGCCAGTAAATTACAAAGGACTTTTTACGATTTGGGGCGAACCTTTAGATGCGTTTTATATGTACCGCGCCAATTACGTTTCGAACAAAACCAATCCGATGGTGTATATCGTTTCGCACACTTGGCCAAGTCGTTGGGATAAACCCGGAATCAAAAACGGAATCGATATTTATTCCAATTGTGATGAAGTTGAATTGTTTAATGACGTAAATAAGTCTTCTTTAGGGAAATTAAAAAATCCAGGAATCGGACAGCATTTTCAGTTCGATAATGTCAATATCCAATACAATGTTTTATACGCTGTTGGATATGTAAACGGAGTGGCGGTTGCCAAAGATTATATCGTTTTGAATACACTTCCGAAAGCGCCAAATTTAGCCGATTTAACTCCTGAAAAAACAGATTTATTAAAAGATAAAAAAGGCTATAATTATATCTACAGAGTAAATTGCGGTGGCTCTGAATTCACTGATAGTTCAGGAAACACTTGGTTTGCAGATACACACAAAAGCGGAAAATATACTTGGGGTTCTTCATCATGGACAGATAATTTTGAAAAACTTCCGGATTTCTTTGCAAGTCAGAGAACGACTTTTGATCCAATAAACGGTACAAAAGATCCCGAATTATTCCAGAGTTTTAGATATGGCGTTGACAAATTGCGTTACGAGTTTCCTGCTCCCGAAGGAGAATATTTAGTAGAATTATACTTCACAGAACCATGGTACGGAACAGGAGGAGGAATGGACTGCAAAGGCTGGCGTTTGTTTGATGTTGCGATTAACGAAAATGTCGTTTTAAAAGATTTTGATATTTGGGCAGAAGCGGGACACGATCAGGCTCTGAAAAAAACTTTTACAGTAAAAAGCAAAGACGGAAAAATTGTGATTTCGTTTCCGAATGTAAAAGCAGGGCAGGCCATCATTTCTGCAATTGCCATCGGAACAAAAGATCGAAAACTGAGACCTGCCGATGCTTCGCCAAAAAATATTCAGAATCTTGTTTTAGATTCTTATGAGAAAACCAACCGAATAGCTTCGTGGATGGATATCAATTCAAAACAATTTTCAGATTCTGATGTTGTTTTTACCGAATTGTCTTCTGAATTATTTGGTGCCGATTATTTACAGTTTTCAATTTCTTCTAAAAATAAAGGTTCGTTTACTGCCAAAGAAGATTCGAATATTTATGTTTTAGTTGATAGTAAAGTTAAAGAATCAGCTTCGTTTTCTGATTATAAAAAAATAGAGGAAAACGCGAAAAACAGCAATAGAGCTTCATTTACGATCTTCAATAAAAAAGTAAAAAAAGGAGAAAAAATTCTTTTTGATAATACTGAGTCTATAAGCACAATCGCTGTTGTCCCAGTTTATGATATGGGCAAAAAAGACGATTCAAGACCTGTTGTAATCATTGAAGCTGAAAAGGCTAAAGCGACAGGGAGAGGAATCGAAAAAGGAAATTTCAAAAAAGCCGATTATATTGAGTTTACCAAAAAAACAGCAAACAGCATTCAGTTTGAAGTAAAACCTGGCGTTGCGGGAATTTATTTAATGCGTTTTAAATTCATGAACAGAAATGAAACGCCTTTAAAAGTCAAATTTAAAATGGAAGATGCATACGGAATTTTAATGCGAAATGACACCATTGAATTTTTTACAGCACCAGAAAAATGGAAGATTTTAAATACAACTTCCGGTGGTTATATTAATGCAGGAACGTATAAAATTACCTTAGAAGGTGATGATTTGAAAGGATTGATGCTGGATAATTTTGAGTTTCAATAG
- a CDS encoding glycoside hydrolase family 20 zincin-like fold domain-containing protein, which produces MKYLQLLFLCFYVSFVTAQNITVVSDPSSPRAKFGAEKLSEILTAKGFSVTSSDKFKKSKDKVIVIGEKGTDFWKKNAKSAKIDDSKLNKKEGFQIRTQNNIIYVQGTDASGALYGALELADRIKSSGKLPSEINLDDSPEMVLRGACIGMQKPVYLPGRDVYEYPYTPETFPWFYDKALWIKYLDMLVENRMNSLYLWNGHPFASLVKLKEYPFAVEVSDEDFKKNEEIYKFLTVEANKRGIWVIQMFYNIIVSKPFAEHYNIKTQDRSRPITPLLSDYTRKSIAAFIEKYPNVGLMVCLGEAINTVDDDVEWFTKTIIPGVRDGLQALGKTEEPPIILRSHDTDGPLVMEKSLPLYKNLYTESKYTGESLTTYTPGGPWGETHKQLSALKSIHIENVHILANLEPFRYGSPDFIQKTVKAMHSVHGANALHLYPQASYWDWPYSADKTKSGERLLEMDRDWIWYKAWARYAWDSKRDRNEEVKFWDNDLAAKFGTSQEAANNILKAYEETGEIAPKTLRRFGITEGNRQTLLLGMFESQLVNPSKWRVYPGFHESCGPAGELLLEYAKKEWNKEPHSGELPTQIIAEITEHGRLAAEAIDKAEASVTKDKEEFARLKNDMHAYKAFADFFSEKVKAALLVLRYSYSNDIADLDKAMPHLEKSIEHYELLVNLTKDTYYYANSMQTAQRRIPIGGDDGNNKTWAELLPHYERELANFKRNLEKLKASKDGKIETKEGKPWKPAEVTFIDEKPGTYLVKTGTKVYGTDISELTKIAPELQNLRGFSFVENDQNEKGTHLKFRNTKAVKLVVGYFNSDQKRFLLPPSLETDAAGNAHGQAEVILASAMNLKDLPRVNIHTYTFQPGENKLDLGKGKVLILGFIDADQTITPRDVGYIDAGEKAAIDWLFY; this is translated from the coding sequence ATGAAATATTTACAATTACTTTTTTTATGTTTTTATGTCTCTTTCGTGACAGCTCAGAACATCACAGTTGTGAGTGATCCGAGTTCGCCAAGAGCAAAGTTTGGCGCAGAGAAATTATCTGAAATACTTACAGCAAAAGGTTTCAGCGTAACTTCTTCTGACAAATTCAAAAAATCAAAAGATAAAGTAATTGTTATTGGTGAAAAAGGAACTGATTTTTGGAAAAAAAATGCTAAAAGCGCTAAAATCGATGATAGCAAACTGAATAAAAAAGAAGGTTTTCAGATTCGTACTCAAAATAATATTATTTATGTACAAGGAACAGATGCCTCTGGAGCATTGTATGGCGCTTTAGAATTAGCAGACCGTATTAAAAGTTCAGGAAAACTTCCGTCAGAAATTAATTTGGATGACAGTCCGGAAATGGTTTTAAGAGGAGCTTGCATCGGAATGCAGAAACCGGTTTATCTTCCTGGGCGTGATGTTTACGAATATCCGTATACACCAGAAACTTTTCCTTGGTTTTACGATAAAGCTTTATGGATAAAGTATTTGGATATGCTGGTTGAAAACCGCATGAATTCCTTGTATTTATGGAACGGGCATCCGTTTGCTTCTTTAGTGAAATTAAAAGAGTATCCGTTTGCTGTAGAAGTAAGCGATGAAGATTTCAAAAAGAACGAAGAAATCTATAAATTCTTAACGGTAGAAGCTAATAAACGCGGAATCTGGGTAATTCAGATGTTCTATAATATTATCGTTTCTAAGCCTTTTGCAGAACATTACAACATTAAAACACAAGATCGTTCGCGTCCAATTACGCCATTACTTTCAGATTATACCAGAAAATCTATTGCTGCTTTTATTGAAAAATATCCGAATGTTGGATTAATGGTTTGTTTGGGAGAAGCAATTAATACGGTTGATGACGATGTGGAATGGTTCACTAAAACAATTATTCCAGGCGTTCGCGATGGTTTACAAGCATTAGGAAAAACAGAGGAACCGCCAATTATTTTGCGTTCTCATGATACAGACGGGCCTTTGGTAATGGAAAAATCACTTCCGTTATACAAAAACTTATATACAGAAAGTAAATATACAGGAGAATCTTTGACGACTTATACGCCAGGCGGACCTTGGGGCGAAACGCATAAACAATTGAGCGCTTTAAAATCAATTCATATTGAGAACGTGCATATTTTGGCCAACTTAGAACCTTTTAGATACGGTTCGCCAGACTTTATACAAAAAACGGTTAAAGCGATGCACAGTGTTCATGGAGCCAATGCATTACATTTATATCCACAGGCATCGTATTGGGATTGGCCTTATTCGGCGGATAAAACTAAATCAGGCGAACGTTTACTAGAAATGGATCGTGACTGGATTTGGTACAAAGCATGGGCAAGATATGCGTGGGACAGTAAAAGAGACCGAAATGAAGAGGTGAAATTTTGGGATAATGATTTAGCCGCCAAATTTGGAACTAGTCAGGAAGCCGCTAATAACATTTTAAAAGCCTACGAAGAAACAGGAGAAATTGCTCCAAAAACATTAAGACGTTTCGGAATCACCGAAGGAAACCGTCAAACCTTATTGTTAGGAATGTTCGAAAGCCAATTGGTAAATCCGTCGAAATGGCGTGTGTATCCGGGATTCCACGAATCGTGCGGTCCTGCGGGAGAATTGCTTTTGGAATATGCTAAAAAAGAATGGAATAAAGAACCGCATTCGGGCGAACTTCCAACACAGATTATTGCTGAAATTACAGAACACGGAAGATTAGCAGCTGAAGCCATTGACAAAGCCGAAGCTAGCGTAACTAAAGACAAAGAGGAATTTGCCCGTCTTAAAAACGATATGCATGCTTACAAAGCTTTCGCTGATTTCTTCTCAGAAAAAGTAAAAGCAGCCTTATTGGTTTTAAGATACAGTTATTCAAATGATATTGCCGATTTAGATAAAGCGATGCCTCATTTAGAAAAAAGCATCGAACATTATGAATTATTGGTAAACCTGACAAAAGATACTTACTATTATGCCAACAGTATGCAAACCGCTCAACGCCGAATTCCGATTGGAGGCGATGACGGAAACAACAAAACGTGGGCAGAATTATTACCGCATTACGAACGTGAATTGGCGAATTTCAAAAGAAATCTAGAGAAGTTAAAAGCTTCAAAAGACGGCAAAATTGAAACTAAAGAAGGAAAACCGTGGAAACCGGCCGAAGTTACTTTCATCGACGAAAAACCGGGAACGTATTTAGTAAAAACAGGAACAAAAGTTTACGGAACCGATATTTCTGAATTAACGAAAATCGCTCCTGAACTTCAAAACTTAAGAGGATTTTCGTTTGTAGAAAACGACCAGAACGAAAAAGGAACGCATTTGAAGTTTAGAAACACAAAAGCGGTTAAATTAGTGGTTGGTTATTTCAATTCAGATCAAAAGAGATTTTTGTTACCGCCAAGTTTGGAAACAGATGCAGCAGGAAACGCGCACGGTCAGGCCGAAGTTATTCTGGCAAGTGCCATGAATTTAAAAGATTTGCCACGTGTAAACATTCATACATATACTTTCCAGCCTGGCGAAAATAAATTAGATCTAGGAAAAGGAAAAGTATTGATTTTAGGTTTTATCGACGCAGATCAAACCATAACACCACGCGATGTTGGATATATTGATGCAGGAGAGAAAGCAGCTATTGACTGGTTGTTTTATTAA
- a CDS encoding sugar phosphate isomerase/epimerase family protein has protein sequence MKSKRNLLIALFVVLSTTFNSCATAQSSNKKQKYKVAVCDWMILKRQKLGAFGLAAELKADGIELDMGGLGNRPTFDSKLGDPVERQKFLDKSKETGVGISSIAMSGFYAQSFATREITPMITDCIQAMKNMKVKVAYLPLGTQTDLVKNPELRPEVIKRLQWAGKEVGKIGGVIAIETSLSATEEKKLLEEIDSKYIKSSFNFANALDNKRDISSELKILGKKYLAQIHASNTDQFWLENDKAIDMPKIKQTLDEMKWSGWLIVERSRDVTQVHNVKANYGANVAYLKKIFQN, from the coding sequence ATGAAATCTAAAAGAAATTTACTTATTGCACTGTTCGTTGTTCTGTCAACAACATTCAACAGTTGCGCAACGGCTCAGTCTTCCAACAAAAAGCAAAAATACAAAGTGGCAGTTTGCGACTGGATGATTTTAAAAAGACAAAAACTGGGCGCTTTTGGTCTAGCAGCCGAATTAAAAGCAGACGGAATCGAACTGGACATGGGAGGTTTAGGAAATCGACCAACTTTTGACAGCAAATTAGGTGATCCAGTTGAGAGACAAAAATTCTTAGATAAATCGAAAGAAACTGGCGTTGGAATCAGTTCTATTGCGATGTCTGGATTTTATGCACAATCTTTTGCCACAAGAGAAATCACGCCAATGATTACGGATTGTATTCAAGCCATGAAAAATATGAAAGTTAAAGTGGCTTATTTGCCGTTAGGAACTCAAACCGATTTGGTTAAGAATCCAGAATTACGTCCAGAAGTGATCAAGAGATTGCAGTGGGCAGGAAAAGAAGTGGGGAAAATTGGTGGTGTTATTGCGATTGAAACTTCATTGAGCGCGACAGAAGAGAAAAAACTTTTAGAAGAAATCGATTCAAAATATATTAAAAGCTCTTTCAATTTTGCCAATGCTTTAGATAATAAAAGAGATATTTCATCAGAATTAAAAATCTTAGGAAAGAAATATCTAGCACAAATTCATGCATCAAACACTGATCAGTTTTGGTTAGAAAACGATAAAGCGATCGATATGCCAAAAATCAAACAAACATTAGACGAAATGAAATGGAGCGGATGGCTGATTGTAGAACGTTCTCGTGACGTGACACAAGTGCACAATGTAAAAGCTAATTACGGAGCTAACGTAGCTTATTTGAAAAAGATTTTCCAGAATTAA
- a CDS encoding sialidase family protein gives MKITKLAFVLFGLFLLGSCKSALEKKTWKEGILVDQFIYDKAPYPSCHAVTIVEATNGDLVASWFGGTHERHPDVCIYVAIKPKGSDTWNEGVKVADGVMKEGPRLPTWNPVLYQIPGGDLMLFYKIGPKPSEWWGVIRTSSDGGKTWSEAQKMPDGFLGPIKNKPVLLSNGTLLCPSSIEGDGWRLRMESTPDFGKTWVMGDTLPRGKQKINAIQPSILFHKDGSIQAIGRTRNRAIFSTFSKDNGKTWSDVELIGLPNNNSGTDAVTLKNGKHLLVYNHVLPPGKEAKGPRTPLNVSISDDGINWKAALVLEDSKISQYSYPSMIQSSDGMVHIVYTWRREKLKYVKIDPTKLKALPIKNGIWPGEEGKVVTAVKAEEE, from the coding sequence ATGAAGATAACAAAATTAGCATTTGTCTTGTTTGGACTTTTCCTTTTAGGAAGTTGTAAATCGGCTTTAGAGAAAAAGACTTGGAAAGAAGGAATTTTAGTAGATCAGTTTATTTACGATAAAGCACCTTATCCGTCTTGCCACGCTGTTACAATTGTCGAAGCTACAAATGGTGATTTAGTTGCTTCTTGGTTCGGTGGAACTCACGAAAGACATCCTGATGTTTGTATTTATGTCGCCATTAAACCTAAAGGAAGCGATACTTGGAATGAAGGCGTTAAAGTGGCCGATGGTGTGATGAAAGAAGGTCCGAGATTACCAACATGGAATCCGGTTTTATATCAAATTCCAGGTGGTGATTTAATGCTTTTCTACAAAATCGGACCAAAGCCATCAGAATGGTGGGGCGTAATCAGAACTTCATCTGACGGCGGAAAAACATGGTCTGAGGCACAAAAAATGCCTGATGGTTTCTTAGGGCCAATCAAAAATAAACCTGTTTTATTAAGCAACGGAACTCTATTATGTCCGTCAAGTATCGAAGGCGACGGCTGGAGATTGCGTATGGAATCAACTCCTGATTTCGGAAAAACTTGGGTAATGGGCGATACGCTTCCAAGAGGAAAACAAAAAATAAATGCGATTCAGCCCAGTATTTTATTTCATAAAGACGGAAGCATTCAGGCCATCGGAAGAACCAGAAACAGAGCTATTTTCAGCACTTTCTCAAAAGACAATGGAAAAACCTGGTCGGATGTAGAATTAATCGGACTTCCAAATAATAACTCAGGAACAGATGCTGTAACTCTTAAAAACGGCAAACATTTATTAGTTTACAATCACGTTTTACCTCCTGGAAAAGAAGCAAAAGGCCCAAGAACGCCTTTAAATGTTTCGATTTCGGATGACGGAATTAACTGGAAAGCCGCTTTGGTTTTAGAAGATTCAAAAATCAGCCAATATTCGTATCCATCTATGATTCAGAGTTCTGACGGAATGGTGCATATCGTATACACTTGGAGAAGAGAAAAACTGAAATACGTAAAAATCGATCCAACGAAGTTAAAAGCACTTCCAATCAAAAACGGAATCTGGCCAGGCGAAGAAGGAAAAGTGGTAACAGCTGTTAAGGCTGAAGAGGAGTAA